CGCACGAGCACCATCGAGTGCTCCTGCAGGTTGTGGCCCTCACCGGGGATGTAGGCGGTGACCTCGATGCCGCTGGTCAGCTTCACACGCGCGACCTTGCGAAGCGCCGAGTTCGGCTTCTTGGGGGTCGTGGTGTACACGCGAGTGCACACGCCACGCCGCTGCGGGCTCCCCTTGAGGGCCGCGGTCTTCTGCTTGGCAGCCTTGTCCTGGCGGCCCTTGCGGACCAGCTGCTGGATCGTGGGCAATGGACCAGCTTCCTGTCGTGATCTGCTTCTTCGTGTCTTCACCGGCCCCCGCGGTCGGGCGTGTCGGCCCGCGTCACGGTCTCGCGACCGGTAACTTCCCGGAGGGATTTTCCGTCGGAACCCCGACCTGCCGAAGCCGGTGACCGGGTGCCTGAGCACCCCGCCCATGCGCACGGCACGCGGAGCGGCCCGACGCCTGCCGGGCACGGTCTCCAAAGATACCCGCCCGGGTCCGGGCGGAGCGCGGCGGGGGGTCCGAAGGTCGGCGAACCTCCAGCCTACCTCCGAACGGCACCGGGCCGCGGGATGTTCCCGCAGTCCGGTCACGCCGGGGCGGACGCACGCGGTGCGGCCTCCGCAGGCCTCCCGTACAACACCCCCGGCCTCGGGAATGTTCCGCGGCCGGGGCGCGCCCGGGTGACGTCCTGAACGACTCGTCCCGGTCGCCGGAGGACCTGAACGAGCCGGTCAAGACGAGCGATCGGACCGGTGGATCAGTCCTCGTCGGGCTTCGCGTGGTCAGGCTTGCCCGGGTTCGGGTCGCGCGAGAGGTCGATGAGCGGGTGCACGCCCGCCCCTTCGGGCGCCGCGTGGCTGCCGGTCGACTTCGGCTCTTCGTCGGGCCGCTCGGCCCCTTCGCTGCTGCTCATCACGCACTCCTAGCGCTCTTCCCCTGCTTCCCCTTGCGGCCGGAAACCTACCCATTACCCGGTCGGGTGATGCAGCGGGATCGGATCGGGCGTTCCGTGCGTCACACCGCAGCCGAGGGGCCACGATGGGTGGCGAGCACCGGGCGATCGGGGAGGAACAGGGACATGTCGGCCGAGTTCGACCAGCTGCAAGCCGAGTTCGAGCGGTTCGAGGCGAGCATCCGGACCGTCGACGACCGGTTCGCCGGTGTCGGCGCGATGCGGCAGGAGCTGACCGGGCTGCGGGCGAGCGCGTCCTCACCGGACGGCGGCGTGACCGTGGTCACCGGCCCCGGCGGCGCGGTCCTCGACGTCGAGTTCACCGACGCGGCGCTCGCGAAGGGCCCGCAGGCGCTGTCCGCCGCGCTCATGGCAACCCTGCGCGAAGCCGTCGGCGAGGCGGCCCGCCGGCAGGCGGTGCTCGTCGAGGAGCACCTGGGCGACAGCCTCGGCCTGGTCGACCAGGTCCTCGAAACCCAGGCCGTCGCGTTCGGAACCACCGTCGAGGACCTGCGGTCGAAGCTGGCGGAAGGAACGCCGGAGCCGCCGGACCCCGCCGAGGACTTCTCCGAGGAGCGGGTCCTGCGCCAGGCCGACGCGCCGCCCCCGCCACCGGCACCGCCCGCAGGCGGGTCCGCCGGCGACACCTTCCTGCGTTCCCTGTTCGACGAGGAGGACTGATGCCCGACGGCGCCGGCGGTTACCAGGTGGAGGTCGACGCGCTGCGCAAGTACGTCGGCGAGCTCGGCAAGTACAAGGACCAGGGCGCGAAGTTCACCGAGAAGGTCGGCCAGGCCGACGTCGGCGACAAGTCGTGGGGCGTGGTGGGCCTGTTCACCAAGCACGGGTACGACGAAACGCTGCACGAGCTGCGCGACCTGCTGGCGTCGATGGCCGAAGGCCTGACGTCGGCGCAGGGCAAGTTCGCCGACGCGGCGAACGTCTACCAGGGCACCGAAGACGACCACAAGGCCTTCTTCGGGCAGGTCGAGGTCCTGCTCGACGGCCCGAAGCAGCCCTGAGGGGGGCACGATGGCGGAGTTCCAGGACGTCGCGAGCGGCGTCAGCGTGAAGAGCGACGACCCGGCCACGGTGCTCGGGGTGAACGTCGACAACGCGGTCAAGGCGACCCCGTTCGCGGGCAGCGCCGTGACCGTCGGCAAGGACGTCGTCTCCGTGTACCAGGCGGTCACCGCGCCCCACCCCGACGGCGTCGACATCGCGCTCGGGGTGGCCACGATCGCGACCGACACGACGTCCTTCATCCAGTCGAGCGCGAGCACCATCACCGACATCGCCACCGACCCGCTCGGCTGGCTCGTCGGGCAGGGGCTGAACTTCCTGATCAGCGCCGTCCAGCCGATCCAGGACGCGATCCACTTCGTCAGCGGCGACGGGCCCGCGCTCGCCACCGCGGCCGGCAACTTCGGCGCCATCGCGACCGGTCTGGACCAGCTGGCGAAGAACTTCGCCGAGGTCGCGGACACGTCGCTGGCGGCGTGGAAGGGCGACGCCGGCGACGCGGCGCGCAAGTCGCTCGGCGAGTTCGCCCACGGCATCGGCGGCGTCTCCGCGAAGTCCGGCGACATGGCGCAGATGCTGCAGCTGAGCAGCATGCTGATGAGCTTCGTCGAGGACCTGATCAAGGCGATCCTCACCGAGCTGGTCACCTGGCTGATCATGATCTGGATCCCGGCGCTGGCGGCCGCGGTGCCCACCTGCGGGGCGTCGGTCGCCACCGCGGGCACGGCGTCGGAGGTCAAGCTCGGCACGACTGCCGCGAAGACGACGCAGAAGGTCTCGAAGGTCCGCGAGCTGTTGCAGAAGATCCTCGACTGGCTGCAGAAGATGAAGGCCAAGCTGGCGGCGACGAAGCTGGGCAAGGTGTTCACCGAGGGCAAGACCGCGGAGAAGCTGACGGAGATCGCCCAGGGCAACGCGGGCAAGAGCATGGTCGACAAGCTCAAGGGCGCCGAGGGCATGATCGGCAAGCGGGCCGGGAAGAACGCCCTGTCCGAGATCGCGAAGAAGGGCGGCGAGGCGGCCGCCAAGGGCGTCTTCGGGTTCAACCCGGCCAAGCCCGGCGACAACCCGGCGAAGACGCTGAACGACCACCTCGGGAAGCTCACCAGCCACGTCAAGAACGCCAAGAAGGCGAGCGACTACGGCGAGACCGGCCGGCACCGATCCGACGAAGAGACGCGCGAGGACCTGGACTTCTGATGGCAGGCGTGGTGGCGGTCGTGCTGATCGCGGCGGTGTTCGCGGTGGTGGCGGCGATCTGGTGGCGGTCGCACACCAAGTTCGTCGAAAGCCGCAAGGAGCACTGGTTCAAGGCCTTCGCGGCCGAGCGCGGCGGCACCTTCGACAGCGGCGTCCCCAGCGACGCGCGGGCAGTGCCGACCTTCGGGGTGCTCCACCCGGGCGGCCGCCCGCTGGCCGGGAGCACCCACACGACGTGGGTCGAGTTCCGCCACCGCGACCGGGCGGTGATCGCCGTCGACGCCCAGGAGCCGTACCGGCACTTCGACGACCACACCTACTTCCGCGACATCCACGTCACCCAGGTGCAGGTGCCGCCCTGCCCGGAACTGCGGATCGTGCCGGGGAAGGCACCGTCGATGCCGACGCTGCCGCCGGACTCGCCACTCGAGGGCGAGCTGACCCGGTGGCTGGCCGCGAACCCCCGGTTCGCCCAGCGGGACGTCGTCGTGGAGCACGGCTCGGCGCGGACCCGGGGTCAGGGCTGCGCGACGCGGCAGAACATCGTGGCCGAGGCCGAGTACCTGGCCGACCTGGCCGGACAGCTGCCCGCGGCGTTGTGGAGCGTCACCGACGGCGCGTCGTGAGGTGCGTCAAGCCCGCCGACAGCGCGAACACCAGGCCCAGGCCCACGATGTAGGGCCCCGCCAGCAGGGCGAACCCCGCGCCGATGTTGGCGTCGGCCTGCTCGTCGGACCGGAAGCCGATCGCCCCCACCGACAGCAGGATCGCTCCCACCGTGATCAGCAGGACGGCCACCACTGTCAGGCGCTTCGTGATCGTCGTCATACCTTCATGGTGCCCGGGGCCCGGGCAATTCGCTGGACAGCGTCCCCAGGATGAGGACGTGAACTGGAAGATCACCCAGATCGACGTCGCTCACCCGGACGCCGTCGCGATCATGCGCGAGTACATGGACGAAGTCGCTTCGCGCTACTACGGGCGGCCGATCACCGAAGCCGAGTTGACGCGGTACGTCGCCGAGGAACCCGGGGCCGACCTGGTGCCGCCCACCGGGGCGTTCCTCGTCGGATACCGCGACGACGACGTCGCGGGCTGCGCCGGCACCCGAGTCGTCACGCCGGGGGTCACCGAGCTGACGAAGGTGTTCGTCAAGCCCGCCCACCGCGGCTCGGGGCTCGCGCCGCGGCTGGTGGCGGCCGCCGAAGACGCCGCCCGCACGCTCGGCTCGGCCCTCATGCGGCTCGACACCCGCCACGACCTCGTCGAGGCCCGCGCGCTCTACGCGAAGATCGGCTACGACGAGGTCGAGCCCTTCAACGACGGGCAGTTCGCCGAGCACTGGTTCGCGAAGGCCCTCAGCTGAGCCCGGCCGGTGCAGGCCGCGACCTCGCCGGGTGCCGACTTCCGCGTCGCCACCACGCGCCCGCCCAGGGAGATGCGGCACTCCACCGCGCCGCTCCCCTGCCCGAGCAGCTGGACCGACCCGGCCGACGGCCACGAAAGCTCCTTCCGCCACGGCAGGGCGACGTCCAGCTCCTGGTGGACCAGGCCGAGCCCGTTCGAGTCGTAGACGACCGTC
This genomic window from Amycolatopsis mongoliensis contains:
- the rpsL gene encoding 30S ribosomal protein S12 is translated as MPTIQQLVRKGRQDKAAKQKTAALKGSPQRRGVCTRVYTTTPKKPNSALRKVARVKLTSGIEVTAYIPGEGHNLQEHSMVLVRGGRVKDLPGVRYKIIRGSLDTQGVKNRKQARSRYGAKKEKS
- a CDS encoding YbaB/EbfC family nucleoid-associated protein; the protein is MSAEFDQLQAEFERFEASIRTVDDRFAGVGAMRQELTGLRASASSPDGGVTVVTGPGGAVLDVEFTDAALAKGPQALSAALMATLREAVGEAARRQAVLVEEHLGDSLGLVDQVLETQAVAFGTTVEDLRSKLAEGTPEPPDPAEDFSEERVLRQADAPPPPPAPPAGGSAGDTFLRSLFDEED
- a CDS encoding GNAT family N-acetyltransferase — translated: MNWKITQIDVAHPDAVAIMREYMDEVASRYYGRPITEAELTRYVAEEPGADLVPPTGAFLVGYRDDDVAGCAGTRVVTPGVTELTKVFVKPAHRGSGLAPRLVAAAEDAARTLGSALMRLDTRHDLVEARALYAKIGYDEVEPFNDGQFAEHWFAKALS